A region from the Achromobacter seleniivolatilans genome encodes:
- a CDS encoding sensor histidine kinase: MNPLSRARALFCWLVLFFLGAVWIARQEYVDLYDRFFQSTSVAQRMLSQKTVQHEAVLATLAALSHPPTPERLYPSLQPAMPQLLGLGYLPDGAWTGSLAEPPGLPAALERARQLGRAVTLPLDAARYWLVAPSSWSLLLDARQLVPAADFPPGLANLTLMVNQTPLTLLDKQPSDAFGLTMALQKPLGAASQPFQMRSTRTLTPAYWPWTAWLAWAIASALLVAGAAAWQRSRAEARRQQEQVRLAAMARLSTLGEMAAGIAHELNQPLTAILAHTRAAERLLDDEDERPAVRHALLASAEQAKRAADIISRMRALVQPSSPARREALDPDALVASLRFLREPDLTRQGIRLSWHNASPGARPLGDRVALEQILHNLVQNAADALATADGPRRIALEGRSVGDNYVFSVSDTGPGIAADALPQLFAPFYTTRAQGMGLGLALCETLAGSMDGRIAARNLSPAGACFTVSLPRSGATA; the protein is encoded by the coding sequence GTGAATCCCCTATCGCGCGCACGCGCCCTCTTCTGTTGGCTGGTCCTGTTTTTCCTGGGCGCCGTCTGGATTGCCCGGCAAGAATACGTAGATCTGTACGACCGCTTCTTCCAAAGCACCAGCGTCGCCCAGCGCATGTTGAGCCAGAAAACGGTGCAGCACGAAGCCGTGCTGGCAACGCTGGCTGCCTTGTCGCATCCCCCCACGCCTGAACGCCTGTACCCCAGTCTGCAACCCGCCATGCCGCAATTGCTGGGCCTGGGTTATCTGCCCGACGGCGCCTGGACGGGCAGCCTGGCCGAACCGCCCGGATTGCCTGCCGCGCTGGAACGGGCGCGCCAATTGGGCCGGGCCGTAACCTTGCCATTGGACGCCGCGCGCTACTGGCTGGTGGCGCCGTCCAGCTGGAGCTTGCTGCTGGACGCCCGCCAATTGGTGCCGGCCGCCGACTTCCCGCCCGGGCTGGCAAATTTGACGTTGATGGTCAATCAAACGCCGCTGACGCTGCTGGACAAGCAGCCGTCCGACGCTTTCGGCTTGACCATGGCGCTGCAAAAACCGTTGGGTGCGGCCAGTCAGCCGTTTCAGATGCGCAGCACGCGCACGCTCACGCCCGCCTATTGGCCATGGACGGCCTGGCTGGCCTGGGCGATTGCCAGCGCCTTGCTGGTGGCGGGCGCCGCAGCTTGGCAGCGGTCACGCGCCGAGGCTCGCAGACAGCAGGAACAGGTGCGCCTGGCCGCCATGGCGCGGTTGAGCACCTTGGGGGAAATGGCTGCGGGTATCGCCCACGAACTGAACCAGCCGTTGACCGCCATCCTGGCGCACACCCGCGCCGCAGAACGGCTGCTGGATGACGAAGACGAACGCCCCGCCGTGCGCCACGCGCTGCTGGCCAGCGCGGAACAGGCCAAGCGCGCTGCCGACATCATCAGCCGCATGCGCGCGCTGGTGCAGCCCAGTTCCCCGGCCCGCCGCGAAGCCCTGGACCCCGACGCGCTGGTGGCATCGCTGCGTTTTCTGCGTGAACCCGACCTGACCCGTCAGGGCATACGCCTGAGCTGGCACAACGCCAGCCCCGGCGCGCGGCCGCTGGGCGACCGCGTGGCGCTGGAACAGATTCTGCACAATCTGGTGCAGAATGCCGCCGACGCGCTTGCTACTGCCGACGGGCCGCGCCGGATTGCTCTGGAAGGCCGTAGCGTTGGCGACAATTATGTATTCAGCGTCAGCGACACCGGTCCCGGCATCGCTGCTGACGCCCTGCCCCAGCTATTCGCGCCCTTCTACACCACGCGGGCGCAAGGCATGGGTTTGGGCCTGGCCTTGTGCGAGACGCTGGCTGGCTCCATGGACGGCCGCATCGCCGCCCGCAATCTCAGTCCGGCCGGCGCGTGTTTCACGGTCAGCCTGCCGCGCTCTGGAGCCACTGCATGA
- a CDS encoding response regulator transcription factor, protein MNATEKTSRDQSPLVYLVDDDDAVRDGLGLLLRSVGLRSAGFGDPAAFLAQLTAQAIGCVVLDIRMPGISGLDVLSQLAEQSDLPVVMLTGHANVDLCRRAFKGGAMEFLQKPVDDDIFLDAVQTAVRTHIASRERLAVTQAASERLARLSGREHEVLERIVQGMSNKEIAREFDLSPRTVETYRANVFTKLEADSLAQLIRQYATLLD, encoded by the coding sequence ATGAATGCCACCGAAAAAACCTCGCGCGATCAATCTCCGCTGGTGTATCTGGTGGACGACGACGACGCCGTGCGCGACGGGCTGGGGCTGCTCTTGCGCAGTGTGGGCCTGCGCAGCGCTGGTTTTGGCGACCCGGCCGCTTTCCTGGCGCAACTGACAGCGCAGGCCATCGGCTGCGTGGTGCTGGACATCCGCATGCCGGGCATCAGCGGGCTGGACGTATTGAGCCAGTTGGCAGAACAATCGGACCTGCCCGTAGTCATGCTGACGGGCCACGCCAACGTGGACCTGTGCCGCCGCGCCTTCAAGGGCGGCGCCATGGAATTCCTGCAAAAACCGGTGGACGACGATATTTTTCTGGACGCCGTGCAAACTGCCGTTCGCACCCACATCGCCAGCCGCGAACGGCTGGCTGTGACCCAAGCCGCCAGCGAGCGGCTGGCGCGCTTGTCGGGGCGCGAACACGAGGTGCTGGAACGCATCGTGCAAGGCATGAGCAACAAGGAAATCGCGCGCGAATTCGATCTGTCGCCGCGTACGGTGGAAACGTATCGCGCCAATGTCTTCACCAAACTGGAAGCCGATTCACTGGCGCAACTGATCCGCCAGTACGCCACCTTGCTGGACTGA
- a CDS encoding GlcG/HbpS family heme-binding protein has translation MNRITLATLMSTLAFAGAANAAVLSESNLSMADAQKLATATVAACQAKGYNVSASVVDRAGLLKAFARADNAGPHTIEASRAKAFTAVSAKTPTLAMMENAQKNPGAANLTDIPGFLLLGGGVPIKAGANVIGAIGVAGAPGGNLDAQCADSVLEENAALFK, from the coding sequence ATGAACCGGATCACGCTTGCCACCCTGATGTCCACCTTGGCTTTTGCTGGCGCCGCCAATGCCGCCGTGTTGAGCGAAAGCAATCTGTCGATGGCCGACGCGCAAAAACTGGCCACCGCCACCGTGGCCGCCTGCCAGGCCAAGGGTTATAACGTCAGCGCTTCGGTCGTGGACCGCGCCGGCTTGCTCAAGGCATTTGCACGCGCCGACAACGCCGGCCCCCACACCATTGAAGCCAGCCGCGCCAAAGCCTTCACCGCCGTGTCCGCCAAGACGCCGACGCTGGCCATGATGGAAAACGCGCAGAAAAACCCCGGCGCGGCCAACCTGACCGACATCCCGGGCTTCCTGCTGCTGGGCGGCGGCGTGCCGATCAAGGCTGGCGCCAATGTCATCGGCGCCATCGGTGTTGCTGGCGCGCCGGGCGGCAACCTGGACGCCCAGTGCGCAGACTCCGTGCTGGAAGAAAACGCCGCGCTGTTCAAGTAA
- a CDS encoding YeeE/YedE family protein codes for MSTLRYVSAATVLAAVFVAAWLLASLPEAGRSLSLSVLLGAAFGIVLQRSRFCFYCIARDFIDRKETAGMYAVLIALGAGTLGYHAVFGAFLPVPSPDRLPPGAHIGPVSLALVAGAFVFGVGMRVSGSCISAHFYRLGEGALASPFALLGAGLGFVLGFATWNTLYLAWIQEAPVVWLPQQLGYGGTVLLQGVVLAALAWAVSRRGGAKPVAAQAATSPWLAVLRDRWPPAVGGILVGFIGVIAYLRIAPLGVTAELGSVARTVASSTGWLPGRLEGLDTFAGCATVVKSVLLSNNGAFVLALVAGAWSAALAAGAFRPKLPSLKDIARNFGGGVLMGWGGMTALGCTVGTLLSGVMAGALSGWIFGAACFAGVWAGLRAVRAPAAA; via the coding sequence GTGAGCACCCTGCGCTATGTTTCGGCCGCCACGGTGCTGGCGGCCGTTTTTGTTGCAGCCTGGCTGCTGGCGTCCCTGCCTGAGGCCGGACGCAGCCTGTCGCTATCCGTGCTGCTGGGCGCGGCGTTCGGCATTGTGCTGCAACGCTCGCGCTTCTGCTTTTACTGCATTGCCCGCGACTTTATCGACCGCAAGGAGACGGCCGGCATGTACGCGGTGCTGATCGCGCTGGGCGCGGGCACCTTGGGTTACCACGCGGTGTTCGGCGCGTTTCTGCCGGTGCCATCGCCGGACCGTTTGCCGCCCGGCGCGCACATCGGTCCGGTGAGCCTGGCGTTGGTTGCCGGGGCGTTTGTGTTTGGTGTGGGCATGCGGGTGTCGGGATCATGCATCAGCGCGCATTTCTACCGGCTGGGCGAAGGGGCGCTGGCATCGCCGTTTGCGTTGCTGGGGGCGGGCCTGGGTTTTGTGCTGGGGTTCGCAACCTGGAACACGCTCTACCTGGCATGGATCCAGGAAGCGCCGGTGGTGTGGCTGCCGCAACAACTCGGTTATGGCGGCACGGTGCTGCTGCAAGGCGTAGTGCTGGCGGCGCTGGCTTGGGCGGTCAGCCGGCGGGGCGGTGCGAAACCCGTTGCGGCCCAAGCCGCTACGTCGCCTTGGCTCGCGGTGTTGCGGGATCGCTGGCCACCGGCTGTGGGCGGTATCTTGGTAGGGTTTATCGGCGTGATCGCCTATTTGCGCATTGCCCCGCTGGGCGTCACGGCGGAACTGGGCAGCGTGGCAAGAACCGTGGCGTCGTCTACCGGATGGCTGCCTGGCCGCCTTGAAGGGCTGGACACCTTTGCCGGCTGCGCTACGGTGGTCAAAAGCGTGCTGTTGTCGAACAACGGCGCGTTTGTGCTGGCGCTGGTGGCGGGGGCGTGGTCGGCGGCTCTTGCGGCGGGCGCTTTCCGGCCCAAGCTGCCATCGTTGAAAGACATCGCCCGCAATTTTGGGGGCGGCGTGCTGATGGGCTGGGGCGGGATGACGGCACTGGGATGCACCGTGGGCACTTTGCTGTCGGGGGTGATGGCAGGCGCGCTGTCGGGATGGATCTTCGGCGCCGCCTGCTTCGCAGGTGTCTGGGCGGGCTTGCGCGCGGTGCGCGCGCCAGCAGCCGCCTGA
- a CDS encoding sulfurtransferase, with product MSARKLLLGVFAALATVVSFPATAQHAKYLVTTEWLEKNLNDPKVRVVEVSVNPGLFERGHIPGAANVSWHTDLVDTVNRDIAPPKQFQALLARSGINADTTTILYGDNNNWFAAWGAWIFDIYGIDNVKILDGGRKKWEAEGRPLSNSAKIQTAGTAQIKQPNPALRAHLQDVLAVARNDKQGVLVDIRSADEYNGKIFAPNGVPELAVRAGHVPGAVNVTWSKLVAEDGTFKSAAELKAIYQAAGVDGSKPIITYCRIGERSSHSWFALRKLLGYDVRNYDGSWTEYGNSVGSPISNPSGTVWGKT from the coding sequence ATGTCCGCACGCAAACTGCTGCTCGGCGTCTTTGCCGCGCTGGCAACCGTCGTTTCCTTTCCGGCGACGGCGCAGCACGCCAAATATCTGGTCACGACCGAGTGGCTGGAAAAAAACCTGAACGACCCGAAGGTGAGGGTAGTGGAGGTCAGCGTCAACCCTGGCCTGTTTGAACGCGGCCACATTCCCGGCGCCGCCAATGTCAGCTGGCATACCGATCTGGTCGATACGGTGAATCGCGATATTGCTCCGCCCAAACAATTCCAGGCGCTGCTGGCGCGTTCGGGAATCAACGCCGATACCACCACGATTCTGTACGGCGACAACAACAACTGGTTCGCGGCTTGGGGCGCGTGGATTTTTGATATCTATGGCATCGACAATGTGAAGATCCTGGATGGCGGGCGCAAGAAGTGGGAAGCCGAAGGGCGGCCGCTATCGAACAGCGCCAAGATCCAAACGGCGGGCACCGCCCAGATCAAACAGCCGAATCCGGCCTTGCGCGCCCACTTGCAAGACGTGCTGGCCGTGGCGCGCAACGACAAGCAGGGCGTGCTGGTGGACATCCGTTCGGCCGATGAATACAACGGCAAGATTTTTGCGCCCAATGGCGTGCCGGAACTGGCTGTGCGGGCTGGACACGTGCCGGGTGCCGTCAACGTGACGTGGAGCAAGCTGGTAGCTGAAGACGGCACGTTCAAGTCGGCAGCCGAGCTGAAGGCGATCTATCAGGCCGCTGGCGTGGATGGCAGCAAGCCCATCATCACGTATTGCCGCATTGGCGAGCGCTCCAGCCATTCGTGGTTCGCGCTGCGCAAGCTGCTGGGTTATGACGTGCGCAACTACGACGGCTCCTGGACCGAATACGGCAATAGCGTCGGATCGCCCATCAGTAATCCGTCGGGCACCGTGTGGGGCAAGACCTGA
- a CDS encoding 3-deoxy-D-arabino-heptulosonate 7-phosphate synthase, giving the protein MTLQPVPPLLDATLIAVARRYRVPAMPAATPTIHPAAALGIVIEEARKAVAFGTPPEAALKHQFIDALARMIHEAMAPDRGDPAFQAMVLRKRSAQVQEYASLAAHADQDRRDIQASANNLAHPAKLLRMPAGPLRDALAQLQEAASSASWPALSEIATRIRAMPDVRNTARVQQGLTRLIQGAALARLQRLDELSADEQVRTYQTLWNRFSHRPGSPEALSVGNAAQQRGAAVEALTSQALEALARRLDDSEHTPGRYRVVTSMRVPASIPGSADHAKSEWDAVLLRLAQNENAEPVWDVCLLAEAKASVDAATTDLPRLLRGLHLLAHAEENAVYSFQSKQGLVPLRGASLRALTTDEPALARTVLYCCNAPADAWPRLLTTSSRMQLLAAPASVEFGCAVAEQRSADSLQLLPIWDALLESPKWASVLNQYLMLRQVRELMVHTDDLLAAVALNPIADMAPPKACGV; this is encoded by the coding sequence ATGACCTTGCAGCCAGTCCCTCCATTGCTTGATGCCACCCTGATAGCGGTCGCCCGCCGCTATCGCGTGCCTGCGATGCCTGCGGCAACGCCCACCATCCATCCCGCTGCGGCGCTGGGCATAGTGATCGAAGAGGCCCGCAAGGCCGTGGCTTTTGGCACACCTCCGGAGGCCGCTCTAAAGCACCAGTTCATCGATGCGCTGGCGCGCATGATTCATGAAGCGATGGCCCCGGATCGCGGCGACCCGGCCTTTCAGGCCATGGTGCTGCGCAAGCGGTCGGCGCAGGTGCAGGAATACGCATCGCTGGCCGCGCACGCGGATCAGGACCGACGCGACATCCAGGCAAGCGCTAACAATCTTGCCCATCCGGCCAAACTGCTGCGCATGCCGGCAGGCCCGCTGCGTGATGCCTTGGCACAATTGCAGGAAGCCGCGTCCTCGGCATCCTGGCCCGCACTGTCAGAGATCGCAACGCGGATTCGCGCTATGCCTGACGTCAGGAACACGGCACGGGTCCAGCAGGGTTTGACGCGGCTGATCCAAGGCGCGGCGCTTGCGCGCCTGCAACGGCTGGATGAGTTGTCGGCTGATGAACAGGTCCGAACGTACCAGACGCTATGGAACCGCTTTTCCCATCGTCCGGGCAGCCCTGAAGCCCTATCGGTAGGGAATGCCGCGCAGCAGCGCGGCGCGGCCGTTGAAGCCCTGACGTCCCAGGCGCTCGAAGCGCTGGCGCGGCGGCTGGATGACAGCGAACACACGCCGGGACGCTATCGCGTCGTTACCTCGATGCGCGTGCCAGCGTCTATTCCCGGCAGCGCTGACCATGCCAAGAGCGAGTGGGACGCCGTCTTGCTGCGACTGGCACAGAACGAGAACGCCGAACCGGTCTGGGACGTGTGCCTGCTTGCGGAAGCGAAGGCGTCCGTTGACGCGGCAACGACAGACCTGCCCCGCCTGTTGCGCGGATTGCATCTGCTGGCGCACGCCGAAGAAAATGCGGTTTATTCCTTTCAAAGCAAGCAAGGGCTCGTTCCTTTGCGCGGCGCATCGCTACGCGCGCTGACTACCGACGAACCGGCCCTGGCCCGAACCGTTCTGTACTGTTGCAACGCACCGGCCGACGCCTGGCCGCGCCTGCTCACTACGTCAAGCCGGATGCAACTGCTAGCTGCACCCGCCAGCGTGGAATTCGGATGCGCGGTGGCGGAGCAGCGATCCGCCGATTCTCTACAGCTTCTGCCGATATGGGACGCGCTACTGGAATCGCCAAAATGGGCGTCAGTGTTGAACCAATACCTCATGCTGCGGCAGGTTCGTGAGCTGATGGTTCATACGGACGATTTGCTGGCGGCGGTCGCTTTGAACCCCATCGCCGACATGGCGCCGCCCAAAGCCTGCGGTGTGTAG
- the ligD gene encoding DNA ligase D, producing MTDSLKKYREKRNFAVTSEPADGGEANEEARAFVIQKHWASHLHYDFRLELDGAMKSWAVPKGPSYDPSVKRMAVQVEDHPIAYNEFEGQIPKGEYGAGKVIIWDEGSWTPVGDALEGYRAGHLKFDLHGVKMQGRWALVRMKGKETDKQPAWLLIKDRDGHARAEREFSVVDEMPDSVVPLRKRVSKTKAKTTADSNSNSRANAKASKRKQAPTSDDEPLPGQAADLPDSMKPQLATLADGVPGGAADWLYEVKFDGYRLMARLDASGVKLYTRNGHDWSEKMPHLLGAFRKLPSQCAWVDGEVVVLNDSGVPSFQALQNAFDSERTRDIIFYAFDLPFIGGRDLRQEPLTVRRGLLAQLMAAGDAECLRFSEDFDVAPDQLVASACKMGLEGIMAKRRSSPYVSRRTDSWIKVKCAQRQEFVIVGYTAPKGGRVGLGALLLAVHEADGALRYAGKVGTGFDDQGLRHLQEQLARIKTDAKPVAVAAAEGKGVQWVRPEVVAEVSFGDWTDGGHIRHAVFRGLRQDKPARNITREKTVHAKDVKAPAGNASAVPAAGRLKPGKLTHPDRIIDASTGGTKLDLARYYGLVAPLLLHHLKARPVSFLRAPSGIDGQLFFQKHLESDMPGVLTLPVHLDPGHAPLLEVATLEAVMSAVQMNVVEFHTWNATKDAIAKPDRMTFDLDPGAGVAWTSMRQAAKLVRIMLEELGLRAWLKTSGGKGLHVVVPLRRQYDWDTVKAFSQAIVRHLAQTLPQLFVAKSGPSNRVGKIFADYLRNGFGATTVAAWSARARPGLGVSVPVAWDELEKISGGAHWNISNIHTRLDVANAPWDDYTPQALGGAMSAMGFKATAASKSSV from the coding sequence ATGACCGACAGCCTTAAAAAGTACCGCGAAAAGCGCAATTTCGCGGTGACCTCGGAGCCAGCCGACGGTGGCGAGGCCAACGAGGAAGCGAGGGCGTTTGTCATTCAGAAGCATTGGGCCAGCCACTTGCACTACGACTTTCGGCTGGAGCTGGACGGCGCCATGAAGAGCTGGGCGGTACCCAAGGGCCCCAGCTACGATCCGTCGGTCAAGCGCATGGCCGTGCAGGTTGAGGATCATCCCATCGCCTACAACGAGTTCGAAGGCCAGATCCCAAAGGGCGAATACGGCGCGGGCAAGGTGATCATCTGGGACGAGGGCAGTTGGACGCCGGTTGGCGACGCCCTCGAGGGTTATCGGGCAGGGCATCTGAAATTTGATCTGCATGGCGTAAAAATGCAGGGACGCTGGGCGCTTGTGCGCATGAAAGGCAAAGAAACCGATAAGCAGCCGGCCTGGTTGCTGATCAAGGACAGGGACGGCCATGCCCGGGCTGAACGCGAGTTCAGTGTCGTGGATGAGATGCCGGATAGCGTCGTTCCGCTGCGTAAGCGGGTGTCCAAGACCAAAGCCAAGACCACAGCCGACTCCAATTCCAACTCCCGCGCCAACGCCAAAGCGTCCAAACGCAAACAAGCGCCAACGTCCGATGACGAGCCGCTGCCCGGCCAGGCTGCTGACCTTCCTGATTCAATGAAACCCCAGCTTGCGACGTTGGCCGACGGCGTGCCTGGCGGCGCGGCGGATTGGCTCTACGAAGTGAAGTTCGACGGCTACCGCTTGATGGCCCGCCTGGATGCGTCCGGGGTCAAGCTCTACACGCGCAATGGCCACGATTGGAGCGAGAAGATGCCGCATCTGCTCGGCGCGTTCCGCAAATTGCCGTCGCAATGCGCCTGGGTCGATGGCGAAGTGGTGGTGCTGAACGATAGCGGCGTGCCCAGCTTTCAGGCGCTGCAAAATGCCTTCGATAGCGAGCGCACCAGAGACATCATTTTTTATGCCTTCGACCTGCCGTTTATCGGCGGGCGCGACTTGAGGCAGGAACCGCTGACAGTGCGCCGGGGATTGCTGGCGCAACTGATGGCCGCTGGCGATGCTGAGTGCCTGCGATTCAGTGAGGACTTTGATGTGGCGCCCGACCAGCTCGTCGCGTCCGCCTGCAAAATGGGGCTTGAGGGCATTATGGCCAAGCGCCGGTCTTCCCCCTATGTGTCACGCCGCACGGATAGCTGGATCAAGGTCAAGTGCGCGCAGCGTCAGGAATTCGTGATCGTGGGCTACACCGCGCCCAAGGGCGGACGAGTCGGGCTGGGCGCGCTGCTGCTGGCGGTACACGAGGCGGATGGCGCGCTGCGCTACGCGGGCAAGGTAGGGACGGGCTTTGATGACCAGGGCTTGCGGCATCTGCAAGAACAACTGGCCAGGATCAAGACTGACGCAAAGCCCGTGGCGGTAGCGGCAGCAGAAGGCAAAGGCGTGCAGTGGGTGCGGCCCGAAGTGGTTGCCGAGGTCTCGTTTGGAGATTGGACCGATGGCGGGCACATACGCCATGCTGTCTTTCGCGGGTTGCGGCAGGACAAGCCGGCGCGCAACATCACCCGAGAGAAGACGGTCCACGCGAAAGACGTGAAAGCGCCGGCGGGCAACGCAAGCGCCGTGCCTGCCGCCGGCCGTTTGAAGCCGGGCAAGCTGACGCATCCGGATCGGATCATCGACGCATCAACGGGCGGCACCAAACTTGATCTGGCTCGCTATTACGGCTTGGTGGCGCCTTTGCTGCTGCATCATCTCAAAGCCCGTCCCGTGTCATTTCTGCGGGCGCCGTCCGGCATTGACGGGCAGTTGTTTTTTCAAAAGCACCTTGAATCCGACATGCCCGGCGTCCTGACGCTGCCCGTGCATCTGGACCCTGGCCACGCGCCGCTGTTGGAAGTTGCCACGCTGGAAGCTGTCATGTCTGCCGTGCAGATGAATGTGGTGGAGTTCCATACCTGGAACGCCACGAAAGACGCCATAGCAAAACCCGACCGGATGACATTCGACCTGGACCCAGGTGCAGGGGTGGCCTGGACCTCTATGCGGCAAGCGGCCAAGCTGGTGAGGATAATGCTGGAAGAGCTGGGCTTGCGCGCATGGTTGAAAACCAGTGGCGGAAAGGGCTTGCACGTTGTCGTTCCGTTGCGCAGGCAATACGACTGGGACACCGTGAAGGCATTTTCGCAAGCGATTGTGCGTCATCTGGCCCAAACGCTGCCGCAGCTATTCGTGGCGAAAAGCGGCCCTTCCAATCGCGTCGGGAAAATCTTTGCCGATTATCTGCGCAATGGTTTTGGGGCGACGACCGTGGCGGCATGGTCTGCACGCGCGCGTCCCGGCTTGGGGGTTTCCGTTCCGGTCGCATGGGACGAACTGGAAAAAATCAGCGGCGGCGCGCATTGGAACATCAGCAATATCCATACGCGATTGGACGTGGCTAACGCGCCGTGGGATGACTACACACCGCAGGCTTTGGGCGGCGCCATGTCGGCGATGGGGTTCAAAGCGACCGCCGCCAGCAAATCGTCCGTATGA
- the ku gene encoding non-homologous end joining protein Ku, whose product MATRTIWKGAISFGLVHIPVGLHTATTESGVDFDWLDKRSMDPVGYKRINKRTGKEIDKDNIVKGVEYEDGQYVIICPDEIAEAYPRTTQTIEIQQFVDAADVSFVYLERPYYVAPVNKGQKVYALLRDTLTKTGKIGIAKVVIQTKQHLAALIPLGDALVLNLMRWGDDVKSVDELDLPKAGAKNMTPSASELKMAKMLVEDMSGHWDPDEFKDEFKAAVMGLVEKKVKAGKTETVVEPQEEAPAYADNVIDLTELLQRSLKGAAGGKKAAKSSAEPAKKATPKKAAVKKTAAKKTPAKASKAPSKARKAA is encoded by the coding sequence ATGGCAACAAGAACCATCTGGAAGGGGGCTATTTCCTTTGGTTTGGTCCACATTCCTGTCGGTTTACACACCGCTACGACCGAATCGGGCGTGGATTTTGACTGGCTGGATAAGCGGTCGATGGACCCTGTCGGGTACAAGCGCATCAATAAGCGTACCGGCAAGGAAATCGACAAAGACAACATCGTGAAGGGCGTGGAGTATGAAGACGGTCAGTACGTCATCATTTGCCCTGATGAGATCGCCGAAGCGTATCCACGCACCACGCAAACCATTGAAATCCAGCAGTTTGTGGACGCGGCCGACGTGTCCTTTGTTTATTTGGAGCGCCCGTATTACGTGGCGCCCGTCAACAAAGGGCAGAAAGTCTATGCCTTGCTGCGCGACACCCTGACCAAAACGGGCAAGATCGGTATCGCAAAAGTCGTTATCCAGACCAAGCAACATCTGGCGGCGCTGATTCCGCTGGGAGACGCGCTGGTGCTGAATCTGATGCGATGGGGCGACGACGTCAAATCCGTGGACGAACTGGATCTGCCCAAGGCGGGCGCCAAGAACATGACCCCTAGCGCCAGCGAATTGAAGATGGCCAAGATGCTGGTGGAAGACATGTCCGGTCACTGGGACCCTGATGAATTCAAAGATGAATTCAAGGCGGCAGTAATGGGTCTGGTGGAAAAGAAGGTGAAGGCAGGCAAAACCGAAACGGTGGTCGAGCCTCAGGAAGAAGCGCCCGCTTATGCAGACAATGTGATTGATCTGACGGAGTTGCTGCAACGCAGCTTGAAGGGGGCGGCAGGCGGCAAGAAGGCAGCGAAGTCCAGCGCAGAGCCCGCTAAAAAGGCGACGCCCAAAAAGGCGGCGGTGAAAAAAACGGCCGCAAAGAAAACGCCAGCGAAAGCATCCAAGGCACCCAGCAAAGCGCGTAAGGCGGCGTGA
- a CDS encoding aldo/keto reductase family oxidoreductase, whose protein sequence is MQPIQQAGTYALGSKQVTRLGYGAMQLAGPGVFGPPRNRDAALTVLREAVASGVNHIDTSDFYGPHVTNQIIREALAPYPDDLVLVTKIGARRGEDASWIRADSGAELERAVEDNLRNLGLETLDVVNLRLMYGVHGPEEGSIAEPLSALIGLQQRGLVRHIGLSNVTATQIQEGRSLCDIVCVQNQYNLAHREDDALIDALAQDGIAYVPYFPLGGFTPLQSETLTQVAQRLSATPMQVAIAWLLQRAPNILVIPGTSSVAHLRENLTAANLHLPEDEVRELNGIAGVGAV, encoded by the coding sequence ATGCAGCCGATTCAGCAAGCAGGTACCTACGCACTTGGGAGCAAGCAGGTCACGCGCCTGGGTTATGGCGCAATGCAACTGGCGGGTCCGGGCGTCTTTGGGCCGCCGCGCAACCGAGACGCGGCATTGACCGTGTTGCGCGAGGCGGTCGCCAGTGGTGTCAACCATATCGACACCAGCGATTTCTACGGCCCGCACGTCACCAACCAGATCATCCGCGAGGCGCTGGCGCCTTACCCGGACGATCTGGTGCTGGTCACCAAGATTGGCGCGCGGCGCGGCGAAGACGCGTCATGGATACGCGCCGACAGCGGCGCTGAGTTGGAACGCGCGGTGGAAGATAACCTGCGCAATCTGGGGCTGGAGACGCTGGATGTCGTCAACCTGCGCCTGATGTACGGTGTGCATGGGCCGGAAGAAGGTTCGATAGCAGAACCGCTATCCGCGCTGATCGGTCTGCAACAACGCGGCCTGGTGCGTCACATTGGACTCAGCAATGTGACGGCCACGCAGATCCAGGAAGGGCGCAGTCTGTGCGATATCGTTTGCGTGCAGAATCAGTACAACCTGGCGCACCGCGAAGACGACGCCTTGATCGATGCTTTGGCGCAAGATGGTATTGCCTACGTGCCCTATTTTCCGCTGGGCGGTTTTACGCCCTTGCAGTCCGAAACCCTGACGCAGGTTGCGCAGCGCTTGAGCGCGACGCCGATGCAGGTGGCGATTGCGTGGTTGTTGCAGCGCGCGCCCAACATCCTGGTGATTCCGGGCACGTCTTCGGTGGCACATCTGAGAGAGAACCTGACTGCTGCCAATCTGCATCTGCCTGAAGACGAAGTTCGCGAGCTGAACGGCATAGCGGGCGTGGGCGCCGTTTGA